taaagaaattgattataaatgtagatatataaataatttaaaaaatgtaaattaacttttaaaagtttatttaagtTGACAATAAAAGTGATGTTCATCAAAAGttgtatacaatttacaattatattaatcaattataatattatagatgtttttttaaggtaataagctatttaaaattttaggttaattttttaaaaataaaaataaaattttatttataaaaaaataataatgtacctAGGCGCCTAGGCGCTCCTGATTACTTGGTAGCGCGTAGCAGTTTTTTCAACATTGCTACTTACAAGTCtttcttataaagaattcttgtgaattttttaaaatagtttaaaatgttatgtgcaaaataatttctttctttcttttcttcatccaaCTCTAAAAAATTTACTccttcctttttaattatttttataattaaaaaggggatGAATGAAGGATAATTTCACTTCACTTTCCATCCTAGGGTTTTAACGCACGAGACCTGCACTGACATACTACTGCTCGTGCAGGTGCCCTTCACATACTACAAAAACATTAAACGTAGCAGCTACAAATCAAAGCCAAAGGAGTGAGAGATCACCGAATCGGAAGAGAGACCGGTCGAAGCCGACGTTGCTCACCATCCCACCGCCGTCCCCAGCCGCATCATCTACTAGCCTCGCCGTTCACCGGAAAGAGCAGCAACGACGACGCCACCGCCGGGAAACCCTACTTCGCCGTCGCTATCACCGAACCAAACCCGATCGACAAATCAGAGCCCAAAAATTGGCAAACAAATCCGATGGGCAggttgtttgtatttttttaatgatttcgCTATTTCTCTACCGCCCAACGACGGTCGAGGTTGCCGGAAAGAGACGCGTATCAGCGACCATTCGAATGGTTACCGGCTAGAACCTCAAAGGAGAAACCAAAATTTCCATATTcctttttgagttaattaccgatttggtccctcaactattgggatttcacgactttgattaaataaaaacaaaaacttaagcgtgacaaaactaattaaagaaattgattataaatgtagatatataaataatttaaaaaatgtaaattaattttaaaaagtttatttaagtTGACAATAAAAGTGATGTTCATCAAAAGTTGTATACAAGttacaattataataatcaattataatattatagatgttttttaaaggtaataaggtatttagaattttaggttaattttttaaaaataaaaataaaattttatttataaaaaaaataataatgtacctAGGCGCCTAGGCGCTCCTAATTACTTGGTGTCCCGTAGCAGTTTTTTCAACATTGCTATTTATAAGTCtttcttataaagaattcttgtcaattttttaaaatagtttgaaatgttatgtgcaaaataatttctttctttcttttcttcatccaaCTCTAAAAAATTTACTccttcctttttaattattaggGATGAATGAAGGATAATTTCACTTCACTTTCCATCCTAGGGTTTTAACGCACGAGACCTGCACTGACATACTACTTCTCGTGCAGGTGCCCTTCACATACTACAAAAACATTAAACCTAGCAGCTGCAAATCAAAGCCAAAGGAGAGAGAGATCACTGAATCGGAAGAGAGACCGGTCGAAGCCGACGACGTTGCTCACCATCCCTTCGCCGTCCCCAGCCGCATCATCTACTAGGCTCGCCATTCACCGGAAAGAGCAGCAACGACGACGCCACCGCCAAGAAACCCTGCTTCACCGTCACTGTCATCGAACCAGACCCGATCGACAAATCGGAGCCCAAAAATTGGCAAACAAATTCGATGGCCAATTTTTTTGTATCTTTTTTAATGATTTCGCTATTTCTCTACCGCCCAACTACGGTCGAGGTTTTCGGAAAGAGACGGGCATCAGCGATCATTCGAATGGTTGCCGGCTAGAACCTCAAAGGAGAAACCTAAATTTCCATATTcctttttgagttaattaccgatttggtccctcgacttttggGATTTCACGACTTTGACcttcgacaatttttcttgcctaattaagtcctcgactttgaaaaaatcaaccaatttggtcctgcgtttattttaccgtttgatatTCGTTAAAtcggaaccaaattggtaatttcattatagtcaagtagtactgtcaaagcgggatGACCCACCACcaatatatatagggaaaagaGTCAAATAAGTCCATAAACATTATCTAAAAAGTCAATTTGGCCCCAAAACATTtaaaaactgcaattaggccttttaacatgtaaaattagAAAGAAGCCCAAAAACCGATAAATGACTTGCTATTGCAGGTCATTAAGAAAATTCGACAATTAGCGACCCAGCGACGGCAGAACTGTAGCCGGTCTCTATATTAAGGAGGAGGGCGACCAACTACCCAGTTCGCACGCCCAGGCCGCGCAACAGGGTGCGACTGCGACACTGGCCGCGAGGAACCACTAGCGAAGGAAGAAATTGATGGGTAAGCGTGTGGCGGCTGGAGTCCTAGGTCGTAGAGCAACCGACATGAGTACGATTTGGCAAGGTTCATGGAATCATGGTGACATCTAGATTCGGCGGCCGCTGATTTTCCACATCAATTTGGGGCCAATCATCCAAGCCCACGGTGTAGAGGTCGATGACCTGATCATAGCAAACTGTCATCGTCCGAAGAAAGTCATTTAGAAGGCATCATTATAGTCCTCGACGGATTTGCCAACTTGTTTTAGCTTCGCGAGACTCCCTAGTGCATTACTCTGAAGGCTAGGGCCGAAACGCAGGTAGCATAATATGTATTAGTAGTATTGTATAAGTTATATATGTGTAAAATTGTATGAGTAGATATATTCATtctcttaaatttatttaattaattattttatttatatatgtgtgtgtgccgTATGGAgtaagtatgtatatatgtatacttttAATTAGATTGTAGATATTTACTAGAATTGCATGAAATTAGGAATGTTTGTGTGGGTGGTAGAAATGATAGGTATGCTAAgtgtgtatgcatatatattaccGTACGTATGTACAtaacttctttaaaaaaaataaataaattattttgctTTGTTAATTAGTATggatttatattaattatagatAGATAAGCACTCTAAAATCTTTCTAGTGGTTATTGATTTTTGGTATTAATGTGATTGagggtttttatttaaaatgttattttattggaAATTTAGAATTTTGGGCAAAGTAaagttttcaaataaaatatttctttacaaatattaatatttatgagatgTTTAGTATGGAAAAATGAtttgagaaaattatatttttcttaaaaatattgGAAGGtatgtgaaatttgaaatttgattaaaaggttgaaatttaattattgtagAGGAGTGCCCGTAAGGAACAATCCTCGAGTACTAGAAcactatggtgtgttctgtaagaGCGGGTCTGTGTACTCTAAATTACAGGTTAGTCAGTAGAAATATTATCCTGGCTAttagggctggtaacttcccgttgaggcatggaatcctcattcgggggtgtgcacacttaaggttagagtccggtttccaAATTGAGAATGAGAATTTTGTGAAGTGCAGCATAAGTTCTATCACTAGGGCATAAGTAAAAAAGCACCCTTTcccattatgtatatatgtgttatgcttgcatattattattttcatcatgaTATATCTAATTTTTCTGAGCAAGGAAATGCATCTCAATTTTTCTAAGGTTTGGTAAAAATACTATTacctttatttttcaaattatttaaaagtattattattgtcAATGTATTATGATAATGTGATTCCCTATGTATTTATTGGTTTTAGAAACTTTATTTTATAGTGTGCAAGTATGGCTCAAAGTAAagtttttaagaaatttgagaatttatgatttttgaaaTGTATACTAGGGTAAATAAAGGATCAAatctattatttatgaaaatggtaAAATATGGATGTTGtggaattttatgagttaaataattatttatgtgagTGAATTGGTATTTGATTTCTATTGTTCATGAAAATGGTAAATTGTGAAAGTATAGGATTTTATGAGGAATTCAAtgattatatgatttttatgaAATGTTATGTAAAATTTGAATCCATGATTATTTATTATGTGGTGGAATTGAGATGAGCATGTTCtaatggattaaaaaaaaaaaaagatttatgtGGATGAGTATTAAAAGATCATATGGGGTTAATGCGGAATTATGTGCTCCAAAGTGTTATGTGCTATGTGTAAaatattttacggggtggagtaagtcttaccagccaTCGTGCTGACATTGTTTTCCCCTCTTTAGTTATTTTGTAGGTATGGGTTGCATGACATTGGCATGAGAGTGATCCgtgttaaatttttataaaggTTGTAATTAAATCAATTAGAATTCACCTTGAATAAATAGTAATTTTGGTGGTTTTAGTTAAAtggttttagcctgtgcgtttgagtataagAGAGATACTCGAATGTGGCATAACgctcctttttcctttttattgttgAGTTTCCATTGTTGTAtagttgaattgtaaataaaaaaaatttacccgtATTTTCTTATGTGGAAAAAGTgccagttggtatcagagcggtatGGTACGCTCCGTTGGGATAGGCGTTACCAAGTAGTAATAAAGCCTAAGTTAGAAATTTGGTTAGTTATAAGTAAAATTGACTaggatttaaaatttaaactgcGATGAGGATGTGTGATTTTGCATAATTAATTGCATATGTTATTTTCTCTATTTATGATACCTAGTAAGCGGTGATTTATGTTCTACTTGACTTTTGTGGTTTATGGACTTTGGTGAGTTTATTTGAACTTAATTGCTAAAATTACttattgtgtatttattttCCTAGTAGTGGTTATGTTTCGGGGTTTAtctatttttccaacaacaaTATTTGAAGTGGTTatgtttcggggacgaaacagTTTCGGGGTTTAtctatttttccaacaacaaTATTTGAAGTGGTTatgtttcggggacgaaacatCTTTTAAGGCGGGTAGATTGTGACACCCTGATTTTTgctaagaaaaataattatttaattgaaaaatagTATTAGATTTTATAAACATAGAAGATTTTATCTTTTGTTCATGTGAAGATTTGACccataaaccttatcttaagaATTTTAAGATCTTAACCATCAAGCCATCAAAACCTTTTGTTCTTTTAAAATccatttaaaactttattattgtcatcattaattattattattattaatttatggaaaatacttgtgtgagaccgtctcatggatctcaatccgtgagacgagtcgggtcttTTATTATATGGGTTAACACTAGCAAGAATCTCACGCTACTCTCTTCTTGTTTCTGCGACACGATTTCTTCTCCCGGGCCATCTCCTCTGCTAACGGTCTCGGCTTCTTGCCATATGCTAACGGTCTCGGCTTCCTCCCATCTCATCCGCCACCTCTATTTCCGCCGCTGCCTTCAAGTCAAATGCAACCTAGTCAATCAAAAACCTTGTGTAAATTAGCATACCTGCATCAACCACACTAGAATTAACATAATCCTCATTATTCTCATTAAAGTTCTCTGCCCAATTGCCATTACCATTTGATGATAAGCTGAAGTTGCATGCAATCAACTTGCTAATTTGCAAATGTGGTTGCCAGGAAAAATGAACCTGCCTACAGGGGATCCCATCAAGCCTCCAGAACTCACTTCTAAGAATTTTAGAAGCCTTCGCCAACAGTGAATTTACATGATCTGAGTATAGATCAGACACGCTTAGCATGAACCACCAGGCAAACAACCGATCCTTGTAGAGAATTCATTTTACTTCAATTCCATTTACTATCAATGAGACAATAAAcgtattattatcaaatttctGCTATTGTGTAAAGCACACCAAATATTTATAGACACacataaacataatactttatagcacaaatctaatacttcataacacaaacatAGTACTTAATTTGtatgtagatatatataatcaatactttaaacattaaacataatacttcaaagtacaaatataatatatagtctGTACTTAAATAGAtaaaatcaatactttaaacattaaacataatactttatagcaaaaATCTAATACTTGATAGTACAAATATAATTCTCCATATGCAAgtagatataatcaatattttaagctTTAAACAGAATACTTTGTGCACAAATCTTATATTTCATAGCACAAACATAATACTCCATGCATCTGCATGTAGATATAATCAATAcattaagctttaaacataatactttacaGTACAAATCTAATACTCAGTCTGTAGGTAGATATAGTCACTACTTTAagaattaaacataatactttatagcacaaaaATCTAATACTTCGTAGCACAAACATAATACTCATTCTGCAggttgatatatttaatactttaagcattaaatataAAACTTTATAGTCTAATTATtctaatacttcatagcacaaatatataataatcaacactttaaacattaaataaaatattttataacacAAGTCTAATACTTCAAAGCACAAACATAATACTCAATTTGCAGgttgatatatttaataatttaagcattaaacataatactttatagaaCAAATCTAATACTTAgtgtgcatgtatatatacttaatactttaagcattaaacataatactttatagcacaaaaCTAATACTTAATTAGTGCACAAAACATAACACTTCAAAGTTCTCAAAACACCAACTAACACTTCAAAGCTATGTTCTCAAAACAACActttaaagttttcaaagttCTCAAAATACCAAAACAACTATAAACTAACTCAACAAAACCTCCATCATTACTTCAATAATTACTTCAAAACCTCCAACAAAACTAAGTCAACTAAACTCAAACTCAATATGCTAAACATCTTGTGCTTAGATGACAgagtagtggctctcccatatgggaggtcatgagttcaaaCCTCAGTGAAGGCGATACTAACTCTTTTCCTCCTtcaataggaaaaaaaaaagattacgaGTATTTAGTTGATGAGGACactacaaaatataaatttctatgtatatatatttttaagttaaACTGTATTTCTAGCTCTTTGTCCTCGTAAATTTATAGATGTTCGAAATGCCCTATAATATACGctcataaataatttataaacaatatACGCTCATAAATATCTAGGTCGTCGTCACACGCTATGGGGTCTAATACATAGACTGTTTTTGAACTAAAGCAAATGACAAGAAGCAACCAATGATAAATATATCAAATGCTATTcacaaataattcaattaagttatatgaataataaaaattataaatttagttttctTACTCTTGATTGTATGGAGCTAAAATAAATTCCCGGTCCTTCTCTCGAAgcatgacattcataagataagaTTGGACCGCATTAGAATTCATAATCACATTGTCCTTTGAAATTTTCCTTGGGCGGACAAATCCTATTGAGGTAACTCTAATTTTCTTGCACAACCGATGAAGACATTTGAAATgtagataattaataaaaataaaagactaaagagaagtttttaaatatagaaacattattaaaaaatacttACATTATAAACACTTGTATTATGGTCACATCGAGCCAATTTTTCGTACACTTGtattataaaagataaaaaaaaattaaatttccgGTCCTTCCCTCGAAACATAACATTCATAAGATAAGATATGTGACCGCATTAAATTTTCGGACACTTGTTGATCGGCTAACAGCCACGAAAGATCCAGTGGCTATGTGATCACTACATGGTCTGAGCATTATTGTAGTGTGAACAATTACTTCAACCTAATCAAGGGAAGGGCAAGCAAAAGATTATTTCTCAAAAAGATTATGTAAAGAAGGCGAGGGGCCACTATGAAGCGAACCGTCATCCTGGTGAAAAGGTTGAGGATAACTTCGCTATGGTTAAAGGATGCGGCGGATGGTTGGATGAGTAAGGTCACAACCTAATTCCTTTAACGGGTGTACTCGATGTGCGAAGGTGCGTCCACTCTGCGGGAGTGGACGGCTGGACAAATGGAATACCTCACACGAGTTTGAAGGATTACTACGAGATAGGAATAAGAGAATTTGTTTCCAATGTATTTTCctatttatttatgaataaattttgtagtatccttgtaatatattttattattgaatcTTTATACATGCGAATTATTTGATAGAATAATGTTAAATGTATGAAAAGATTCAATATGGATGTTTTGTGCATTACTAGCATTATTTGGAAAATGCTAAAATAGCTTAACGGCCGAAACGAAATTTAACAAGTGTGCTGCATGTTGAAATCTCGTAAAGGACTTTGGTTTTAGTTCATGTAGAATGGTAAGGATTTCAAgaataaatttgttaaaattggGATGCCTATATAATCGTGAGCGCCACGACTCAAGTGtgttgaatatttttaaaaggatgaagaagaagccgctggaagaagttgaaaaagaagaagTCGCTGGTTCGTTGAAAGCATATTAGCTCTGGCTTTggtgaaaaatgacttccccaaaaAACGGAGAAGTCACGTTTCAAAAAACACAACTATTTTTCTCATTAattggaagtcattttccattgacttcaatttttcatactcttccaaacacaacctaagatgaaaatgcaaattttaaacacaaaaaaataataaggtctctaaacttttaaaatgtgcaattaaacccttcgACTTATCATTTTAATGCATTTACACTCAATAATCGATTATCCACATGGAATAACTTGTTAATAAAAGTTCCATCAATACTATTGACAACTGACCAATCATCGTTGATCGTCATTGTCCGTGAAAAAGGCAACCACAATGGTCGCCTTCCTCTTCAAGGCAACCAAACTAGTTGCTTTCTTTGTCAATCAAAAGAAGGCGATCAATTTAGTCAATCCATAGTTGACTTGGTTATGTAAATAGTGACAATTACATTATCGACGGCGATCAACAACAATTGACTACATTTTGCATGTCATGTCATTGTAATTTTGCTAGTAACCTTCTGGTTGCCAGTAAATTTGACTTATTACacaattttaataagttgagaatttaattgcaccttttaaaAGTTCAGAAACCTCATTGTGGTATCATGCaaagttcaatggcttatttgattaaatgattattttcctaaagaaaaaagatttaGTTTAATACGGTACACCAAGCCCTCTTAATTAAAGCAACATGGTTTAATATCCCAAGTATGTATCAACACATCAATGGATATTGATTTCCTAAtctttttctattaaaaaaaaaccataaataatGCACAGCTAAAATGGAAGTGATGCTAGCTCAGAGTCACGCTTCACTGCATCTACAAACATCAAAATGCTCAGGTCATCATGCCAGAGAAGGCCGACCTGGCCTCATTGCTTTAGGCCATACTTCAAGCGTAGTGCATAAAGAATGTTTGAGTTCTTTGAAGTTCCCCTGCTAAATACTTCATCCCATATCTTGGCAAGTTCTGTTGtaaatggggaaaaaaaaaaaaaaaaaagaaagtccTGATCATGCATCAGTAGAATGTGCTAAAGCGTATAGCTCAAAGATATGCAAACAGCTAAGAAGTCAATCACAAGGAATATGGTACAACAATAAACTGTCACAAAAGACGTACCAGCTTTATCAGAAGATGATAGACACATGATGATCATGCTGAATCTTGGGACCTTTGGCAGATTTTCCAAGTACCTAACAGCCAAATCTTCATCTTCCCTGCTCATCAGAAGAAAAGGCATCTAGGTACTAAGTATGTGGTAATGGTGTTTGTATAACCTGAAATGGTGAAATCACCCTCCTACTTACATGAAAAATGTGGCAATACACCGAGCAATGTCCATAAGCATAGGAGCAGACAATGCATTCTTAAATATCTGAGGTAATGCCGCGGGTGAAGTTACCTGAaccatttataatataaaaggtGAGCAGTAGAAAGGCATAAAACCAATGCAGTCTAAATGGTATAAACAGAGTGAAGCGGAAGACTGAAAGAAGCAAAGAAGAGTGCATTGGAGGAGACCTTCAGTAATTGAACTTGAAGATTACGGTCACCAGAAAGTCCACGCCAAGAAACCTCAAACTGATAAGCTGAATTTGGTGGTGCAATATTTTTTGCAGCTTCAGCTTTGGCATAACTAGCTGCTCGGGCAGCAAGCTCTTGCACAGACTCCTTCAGCTCTTGTCTATCACTTTTTCGATTTCTCTGTGGAAATTACAGGACAGTTGAGGCCACAAAACTACTTTTCATCTTATAGCTTCTTTCTTAATATGCTTTAGAGTTCAGCACTGGTATGCTGACAGAAGTATTTAACATTTAACAGttctataaaaataatttctttcttttagtGTTAGAAGTGgagaaacaataacaataacaataaagaCCAAACCTCTGCAGTAGCCAAAGAAGAATTTGGATTAGCATCTGACTCTTTTGTGTCAAGTTCCATAGGACTAGCTTCAATGTTTATGGAAGGCTTTGCAGAAACAGTTCTCTTACTTCCCTGCCAAAGAGCTGACATTTCAGCTAGCTTGAGGAAACTGAGAAAATGAATCCATTTATTATATCTTCACTGCTATTTCTAAAGggaattttgaattttctctTGCTAATTATACATTGTAGAGACACTAGTCCAAACAAATGAATTAGATGTGCCTTGTGGCATATTATCCTTATTGTAGCACCTCAAGGCAGTTAAACATAGAACTAAATCCCCTAGACGAGAAATTTTCACTGAACTACTAGAACAGTATACCAAAAGATGCAAACtactaaaaataaatccaaGCATCTAGTGTTTTCCCATCAACCAAATCCAGGTTTAAATTTAATGAGCATTCCCCCATTTAAAATCCAAAAGACCAACACTTATTCAGGATAACAACCTGAGTAAAAGTTACCTGAATTTCTGTCACCCGCTGAGAACTGCTCGAGACAGATTGAACAGTGGCCTCAGATTTCTTCATCTCCTCTTCTGGTTTTGCAGATTTTTGTGTCCTTTGAACAGATTTTTTGGTTGATCCAGATACTTTCTTAAGAATTTCCTGTTCAGATTGATTGAACTGAGTCAACTAACTGGTAAATGATGTAGAGAGAGAATACAAACATGACAATGCCCAAACTGTGCAGACTTCTAAAAGGTACCAGAGCAATATCTTGAAAAATGAAGcttcaaaattcaaatacaTGCATACACACAGAACAGATACAGCCTACAGGCATAAATTTCCTATgtaactttaataattaatagtctGATGTACTAGAAATTGAACTTGAGAACAGGAGTTCCCAGGATGCTCCGACAACCATGAATTTTGTATCTCTACAAGATTCActtcattattttttgtatattccCTCCCCTAACTAGATGTCAACCTTTGCTTTTTCAGCATCTCCAGATAAACCATGTGTTCCtaaaaggaaaattttaattcttattCATGTATTAACAGGATCCACTAATAAAAGACTTgtattatattaaatgtatatacAATTCAAATCGAACAACAACCTATGACCAAGAACTAGTGAACTACCATTTTCCCCCTTGAGGGAGTCCAGATACCCAGAAGTAAACAAATAAAGTTTACAACAACACCACAAACAAGAACTAGTATCTAGACATTGTGACGACTATACCTTCTCATACAAAGCTTTTACTTCAGCATACTGCTTCTTAACCTCATTATTTTGTGGTTCCAACCTCAAGGCAAACTCAGCATCTGCACTGAGCTATAACTACATCAGGGAAATATGCAATCAAAAACATGGGAGATcttcattctcttcaatttaatatttgtaGCTATACCTTCAGTGGATTCTCTTAATTTTCCAAGTTCTTTTCTAGCAGTTGAACGGCGAGAGTATGCCTTAATGTAGCGATCATCCAAGTTCAAAGCCTCTGTACAGTCATCCTCAGCCTCCTGGAATCTAAAATAAAGCATAATGAAAGTAGATTAGAAGAACTGCCTGACTATTTATTTAAGTTAACCTAATCTCATCTAAGAAAATGAATAAGAGTATATCAACTTGCCTTTTGATCTTAAGATAAGCCATAGCCCTATTAGCATAAGCTACTGCAGTTGGTGATAAAACAATGCTTCTAGAGTAGCAATCAATTGCTTCGTTGAATTTTTTATGCTTAAAGAACTCATTTCCCTAccaaaaaaaagtatgaaatagaaatgtaatatcCATGAGGACCTAGGTACGAACTTCAGTTTATAacagaattaaaaataaaaaaaaaaaaatgaaggccAAAATATACCAACTCTTTTTCTGCATTGGCATCAGCAAAACTGTCTTCTGTCCTGAAACGACTTGACAAATGATTGATTGAatcataatttttcaaatatccATACTGACCAGCAGCACTAGAGCTGGAGTTAAGTTTCTCCACTTGTCTCCCATTAGTTTGGGGAACACTAGAAAGTTCATTAGCACTTTTTACTCCCTCTCCCTGTGAAAGCACAATTTGGAAAGAAAAGAATTTTCAGTAACAAAGTAAAGAATTCTTCAAGCAAGGATGTGGAGAAGTAGACAAGACAACAGGAGAGGGGAACAAAAGGGGAGGGAGGGGAATATTGCATAGATTGGATTTCATTCAATCTGTAATATTACTAGTTACTAATTGGTTAATATGCAATAGAAAAACCTGAACAGCTAATTGTTGAAGTCATACTAAGAACAAAGTTCTAAACTAGAAATCCAGATCCTGAAAATGTTAATCTCCACAAATGAGGCTGAAAGGATAAATAATTACCTTTCTAAATTTCAAATGAAAAGGTGTATACTGTAGGACTGTAATTTAGATATCACTTCAAGCAGTCAagcatcaaaataaaaattcccaTGGTAATGACTAATGAGAATAGCAGAGCCACCCACACTGGTAATATTACAAAATTGAGGAAAAGGAATATGAAGGAAAATAGTTTCCTTATTATAAATCTCATTTATTTTAACATAAATCTGTAAGCAAATTTAGTAAAGTTACCACTTACCAGCTTCTCTTTGCCAAGGGCCTCTGATTTCACCTTCTTGTCCTTGTTCTTCAATGACAGTTCCCAATCTTGTAGATTATTCAATAGCCCCTCAAAACCCTGCTTAACAAGTATGCTGCTCAAGctaatatacactcaaaatgACCAAGAATTTGTAAGGAAAAACTCAAAACTATTTATATGCACAATAACTgaattaataatattcaaatttcaaGCAAAATGGCTAAAAAGACATAAAACAGAACATCTACTGGAAcagaaaaagaataaaagtaaaatccatTCTTACTGACTCCTGTGCATCTATCTAAAGTTCAAATTTTCTTTCTATCTCGAGGCAAAATCCGCCAAAATACTCCCTTCAATTTAGAGTCTTTCCACTCTCCTTCTTTCTATTATTTGGgaactaattttaatttattttttctatgaaatttcaaagaaaaatgtgcactttgTGACTTTGCGTTCAGAAAATAcccacaaaacaaaacaaaaacaaaaacaaaaacaaaaacaaaaaaaactttatGTGAACAGAGGAACTTCGCAACTTTCAAGGGTATTCAAAATTCACAAGATATAATCTCGAGAAATATAC
This region of Ipomoea triloba cultivar NCNSP0323 chromosome 15, ASM357664v1 genomic DNA includes:
- the LOC116006145 gene encoding RNA polymerase II-associated protein 3; translated protein: MARVPSKHSRDQLQGFEGLLNNLQDWELSLKNKDKKVKSEALGKEKLGEGVKSANELSSVPQTNGRQVEKLNSSSSAAGQYGYLKNYDSINHLSSRFRTEDSFADANAEKELGNEFFKHKKFNEAIDCYSRSIVLSPTAVAYANRAMAYLKIKRFQEAEDDCTEALNLDDRYIKAYSRRSTARKELGKLRESTEDAEFALRLEPQNNEVKKQYAEVKALYEKEILKKVSGSTKKSVQRTQKSAKPEEEMKKSEATVQSVSSSSQRVTEIQGSKRTVSAKPSINIEASPMELDTKESDANPNSSLATAERNRKSDRQELKESVQELAARAASYAKAEAAKNIAPPNSAYQFEVSWRGLSGDRNLQVQLLKVTSPAALPQIFKNALSAPMLMDIARCIATFFMEDEDLAVRYLENLPKVPRFSMIIMCLSSSDKAELAKIWDEVFSRGTSKNSNILYALRLKYGLKQ